A DNA window from Gaiellales bacterium contains the following coding sequences:
- a CDS encoding heme exporter protein CcmB: MNRRAFIALVRKDLVLELRGSEVVLAMVTFVVASFVLFRFGLGGGRTAGGTRAATGLLWVAIVFTAMLALARTFAREREHAIWDGLLAAPIDRALIWLARSCSTFVFLVAVQVVALPAFWLFFLQDGPAPDYGVLVAAALLADVGIAALGSLVAGLASAGRAREVLLPVLFLPFAIPLVLGAVSATTGTIPPQTSGLHTVERLGYLALYDTVFVLFGWGLFEFVVED, encoded by the coding sequence GTGAACCGGCGCGCGTTCATCGCGCTCGTGCGCAAGGACCTCGTGCTCGAGTTGCGCGGCAGCGAGGTCGTGCTCGCGATGGTGACGTTCGTCGTCGCCTCGTTCGTGCTCTTCCGGTTCGGCCTCGGTGGCGGCCGCACCGCCGGCGGCACACGCGCCGCGACGGGACTTCTGTGGGTCGCGATCGTCTTCACCGCCATGCTGGCGCTCGCCCGCACGTTCGCCCGCGAGCGGGAGCACGCGATCTGGGACGGCCTGCTGGCGGCCCCGATCGACCGCGCCCTGATCTGGCTGGCCCGGTCGTGCTCGACGTTCGTCTTCCTGGTCGCGGTGCAGGTGGTGGCACTGCCGGCCTTCTGGCTCTTCTTCCTGCAGGACGGCCCGGCGCCGGACTACGGCGTGCTCGTCGCGGCGGCGCTGCTCGCCGACGTCGGCATCGCCGCGCTGGGGTCGCTGGTGGCCGGGCTGGCGTCGGCCGGACGGGCCCGCGAGGTGCTCCTGCCCGTCCTGTTCCTCCCATTTGCGATCCCGCTCGTGCTGGGCGCGGTGAGCGCGACGACGGGAACGATTCCCCCGCAAACAAGCGGTTTGCACACCGTTGAACGGCTGGGATATCTGGCTCTCTATGATACGGTTTTCGTGCTCTTCGGGTGGGGGCTCTTCGAGTTCGTGGTGGAGGATTAG
- a CDS encoding CcmD family protein, with the protein MIRETYVHYVAAVYALAWIVTLAYVVILNSKLGRLERELDEIAGLLEAKADG; encoded by the coding sequence TTGATCCGCGAGACATACGTCCACTACGTCGCCGCCGTGTACGCGCTGGCCTGGATCGTCACGCTCGCCTACGTCGTGATCCTGAACTCGAAGCTGGGGCGGCTGGAGCGGGAGCTGGACGAGATCGCCGGGCTCCTGGAGGCGAAGGCCGATGGCTGA
- the ccsA gene encoding cytochrome c biogenesis protein CcsA — protein sequence MKTIAAARLDRATCAALVAAVLMPVALGLIFFYVPNDADQGFSQRIFYFHVPIAMTTYALFAWGALNAARYLWTRDMSLDLRSYVPMHLGVIFGTLTLVTGSFWAKVSWGTWWYWGSTELNTFLIIFLFYCAYFMLRFSVDPGEKRARYSAVYALLGVGLIPISVLAVHLGQDVIHPITFTDHGANMDGSMLLTFLMALAAMLSLAVAMYLVELRGKRLDEQVTRLRRLAEGTR from the coding sequence GTGAAGACCATCGCCGCCGCCCGCCTCGACCGTGCCACGTGCGCGGCCCTGGTGGCGGCCGTTCTGATGCCCGTGGCCCTCGGCCTGATCTTCTTCTACGTGCCGAACGACGCCGACCAGGGCTTCTCGCAGCGCATCTTCTACTTTCACGTCCCCATCGCGATGACGACGTACGCCCTGTTCGCCTGGGGCGCGCTGAACGCGGCCCGATACCTGTGGACGCGTGACATGAGCCTCGACCTGCGCAGCTATGTGCCCATGCATCTCGGCGTGATCTTCGGGACGCTGACGCTCGTCACCGGCTCGTTCTGGGCCAAGGTGTCGTGGGGCACCTGGTGGTACTGGGGCAGCACCGAGCTCAACACCTTCCTGATCATCTTCCTGTTCTACTGCGCGTACTTCATGCTCCGGTTCTCGGTCGATCCGGGCGAGAAGCGTGCGCGCTACTCCGCCGTCTACGCCCTGCTCGGGGTCGGGCTGATCCCGATCTCGGTGCTGGCCGTGCACCTGGGCCAGGACGTGATCCACCCGATCACGTTCACCGACCACGGCGCGAACATGGACGGCAGCATGCTCCTCACGTTCCTGATGGCGCTCGCGGCGATGCTCAGCCTGGCGGTCGCGATGTACCTGGTCGAGCTGCGCGGCAAGCGCCTCGACGAGCAGGTCACGCGGCTGCGGCGCCTGGCCGAGGGGACGCGTTGA